In a genomic window of Ardenticatenales bacterium:
- a CDS encoding acyl-CoA carboxylase subunit beta, with translation MDSYIQELQNRKAISAGTAQDAERQHRKKRLTARERIELLFDAGTFTEIDSLVTPRYETYLGGKESRYGDGVITGFGLINGRHAFAASQDAAVMGGSLGEMHANKIVKAMRMALQYGCPFIAINDSGGARIQEGVDSLGGYAKIFDANCEASGVIPQISVIMGPCAGGAVYSPALTDFVFMTQNSYMFITGPDVVKSVMQEDVTFEELGGGLMHSQESGVCHFLTTDDRDCLERVRTLLSYMPGNNLDDPPYLSPADDPDRRCPELEHIVPTDPHKPYDVRQVIASVVDDGRFFEVHQLWAENMVVGFARLNGYVVGIVANQPMVLAGCIDIKASVKATHFIRICDAYNVPIVTLQDVPGFLPGKEQEYGGIIRNGARMIYAYSEATVPKLMVILRKSYGGAYCVMSSKGLRGDLLYAWPNAEIAVMGAEGAVNILFRREVSAADDPETRRRELVDDYERRFNNPYVAASRGLIDDVIEPRDTRRALIRALELTLSKRERHVPKKHGISPM, from the coding sequence ATGGATTCCTATATCCAGGAATTGCAAAATCGCAAGGCGATTTCCGCCGGAACGGCGCAAGACGCGGAGCGGCAGCATCGGAAAAAGCGGCTGACGGCGCGCGAACGGATTGAACTTTTGTTTGATGCCGGCACATTTACCGAAATCGACTCCCTCGTCACCCCCCGCTACGAAACCTACCTCGGCGGCAAAGAATCCCGCTACGGCGACGGCGTCATCACCGGCTTCGGCCTCATCAACGGACGACACGCCTTCGCCGCCTCCCAGGATGCCGCCGTCATGGGCGGCTCGCTGGGCGAAATGCACGCCAACAAAATCGTCAAAGCGATGCGCATGGCCTTGCAATACGGTTGCCCCTTCATCGCCATCAACGACTCCGGCGGCGCGCGCATCCAGGAAGGCGTGGACAGCCTCGGAGGCTACGCGAAGATTTTCGACGCCAACTGCGAAGCCTCCGGCGTCATCCCCCAAATCTCCGTGATCATGGGACCCTGCGCCGGCGGGGCCGTTTACTCCCCCGCCCTCACCGACTTCGTCTTCATGACCCAAAACAGCTACATGTTCATCACCGGTCCCGACGTGGTCAAATCCGTGATGCAAGAAGATGTCACCTTTGAGGAATTGGGCGGCGGCCTCATGCACAGCCAGGAAAGCGGCGTCTGCCACTTCCTCACCACCGACGACCGCGATTGCCTGGAGCGCGTGCGCACGCTCCTCAGCTACATGCCCGGCAACAACCTGGACGATCCCCCCTACCTCTCCCCCGCCGACGATCCCGACCGCCGCTGCCCGGAACTGGAACATATCGTGCCCACCGACCCGCACAAGCCCTACGACGTACGCCAGGTAATCGCCAGCGTCGTGGACGATGGGCGCTTCTTTGAAGTGCATCAACTGTGGGCGGAAAACATGGTCGTCGGCTTCGCCCGCCTGAACGGCTACGTCGTGGGTATCGTCGCTAACCAGCCCATGGTGCTGGCGGGCTGCATCGACATCAAGGCATCAGTGAAGGCCACCCACTTCATCCGCATTTGCGACGCCTACAACGTGCCCATCGTCACCTTGCAGGATGTGCCCGGCTTCCTGCCGGGGAAGGAGCAGGAGTACGGGGGCATCATTCGCAATGGGGCGCGCATGATTTACGCCTACAGCGAAGCGACCGTGCCGAAGCTGATGGTCATTTTACGCAAGAGCTACGGCGGCGCATACTGCGTGATGAGCAGCAAGGGTCTGCGCGGCGACCTGCTGTACGCCTGGCCGAACGCGGAAATCGCCGTCATGGGCGCGGAGGGGGCGGTCAACATCCTCTTCCGGCGCGAGGTGAGCGCCGCCGATGACCCGGAGACGCGCCGCCGTGAACTGGTGGATGATTACGAGCGCCGCTTCAACAACCCCTACGTGGCCGCCTCGCGCGGCCTGATCGACGACGTGATCGAACCCCGCGACACGCGCCGCGCGCTGATCCGCGCCCTGGAGCTGACGCTTTCTAAGCGGGAACGGCACGTGCCGAAGAAGCACGGCATTTCGCCGATGTAG
- a CDS encoding RHS repeat-associated core domain-containing protein: MSYNNGGGMVAGSRTRYLPFGAYRTAPSQTYTDRGYTGQKHNDDLGLIYYNARYYLPGVGRFVSADTLVPDPTSPQSYNRFSYVRNNPVNRIDPTGHFDMGSYEDGYNEYSEIYRYYKDIGWSDEDITLLFTFWETQYRGWWDMLIQAKVGDYVDFEAYDGINMAIQFSFHADGDMPFGPGVMISAFTSVGGEDLGHMRLDHVLHGYWDWEHGYDSLSSLIGSRHSVSASNMLLLRSNPLDSSQYMFVIGTGHFSDPYNPMPEIDWMGTSVDSAGWFTAAGIAALHPEEGVLGELILGGIGVVNMLVDVGQVYESQRRLSRYTYPTNP; the protein is encoded by the coding sequence ATGAGCTACAATAACGGTGGCGGCATGGTTGCCGGCAGCCGCACCCGCTACCTCCCCTTCGGCGCCTACCGCACCGCCCCCAGCCAAACCTATACCGACCGCGGCTACACCGGCCAGAAGCACAACGACGACCTCGGACTCATCTACTACAACGCGCGGTACTACTTACCCGGCGTGGGGCGATTTGTCTCCGCAGATACCCTCGTCCCCGACCCAACGAGTCCCCAATCCTATAATCGCTTTTCTTATGTGCGAAATAACCCTGTCAACCGAATTGATCCAACTGGGCACTTTGATATGGGATCATATGAGGATGGATATAACGAGTATTCTGAAATCTATCGATATTATAAAGATATTGGATGGAGCGATGAAGATATTACACTTCTATTTACGTTTTGGGAAACACAATACAGAGGCTGGTGGGATATGTTAATACAGGCAAAAGTTGGAGATTATGTTGATTTTGAGGCCTACGATGGTATAAACATGGCAATTCAATTCAGTTTCCACGCAGATGGGGACATGCCTTTTGGGCCGGGAGTAATGATTTCCGCATTCACATCAGTTGGTGGGGAAGACTTAGGTCATATGAGGCTCGATCATGTGCTACATGGTTATTGGGATTGGGAACATGGTTATGACAGTTTATCTTCTTTGATCGGAAGTAGACACTCTGTAAGCGCGAGTAACATGTTGTTACTTAGATCAAATCCTTTAGATTCGTCACAGTATATGTTTGTTATTGGCACAGGTCATTTTTCTGACCCCTATAATCCAATGCCTGAAATAGATTGGATGGGAACATCTGTAGACTCGGCGGGATGGTTTACCGCTGCTGGAATAGCAGCACTTCACCCGGAAGAAGGTGTCCTTGGCGAATTAATTTTGGGAGGAATAGGTGTCGTGAATATGTTAGTTGATGTTGGGCAGGTATATGAATCTCAAAGGAGGCTGTCACGATATACGTATCCAACTAATCCTTAA